A single genomic interval of uncultured Sphaerochaeta sp. harbors:
- a CDS encoding extracellular solute-binding protein: MKRVHVLLPMLLLLCVLLPVSAQGSKAEASDEVVLTMGSWRTDDVEQMNRLLAAYKKLAPEVTIKFQPTNPPDYNATLRLQLDSGTGPDLMYARSYAAGQELFNAGYFADCTDIPGLMDNFSASNLAPWQMSDGTMFAVPFAAVSHAVYYNKDIFEKEGLAVPNDWESFLSLCNTLENRGYTPLANGLADEWDILETFFFGLLPNYIGGADMRVKYENKELPLNDKNFVAAYQAMADVARYCPDGFESVTYNDSQVLFNSQKAVMFVDGSWTAGVYKDASFEWGLFSIPAPKGKNTAICFHPDMAITMNRATKYPEEAKAFLAWLCTEEGATTASQNLPSGYFPMIDFPIKLEDPHANEFLSLNAGKETDARFVWPKLMNLYSPMNQAVIKVMKGDITAKQAADSVSALM; encoded by the coding sequence ATGAAACGAGTGCACGTTCTTCTACCTATGCTGTTGCTTCTTTGTGTATTGCTTCCTGTTTCCGCCCAAGGATCAAAGGCTGAGGCCTCTGATGAGGTTGTGCTCACCATGGGTTCCTGGAGAACCGATGATGTAGAGCAGATGAATCGCTTGCTTGCTGCTTACAAAAAGCTTGCCCCTGAGGTAACGATCAAATTCCAACCGACAAATCCTCCAGACTACAACGCCACCCTGCGTCTGCAACTGGACAGTGGAACCGGCCCAGATTTGATGTACGCCCGTTCATACGCAGCAGGTCAAGAGTTGTTCAATGCCGGATATTTTGCCGATTGCACGGACATTCCTGGACTTATGGATAACTTCTCCGCCAGCAATCTTGCCCCCTGGCAAATGAGTGATGGTACCATGTTCGCTGTTCCTTTTGCAGCTGTAAGTCATGCAGTATATTACAACAAGGATATTTTCGAGAAGGAAGGGCTTGCCGTTCCAAACGACTGGGAATCATTCCTCTCACTCTGCAACACTCTTGAAAACAGAGGATATACTCCCCTCGCCAATGGATTGGCTGATGAATGGGATATCCTTGAGACCTTCTTCTTCGGTCTGCTCCCCAATTATATCGGTGGAGCTGACATGCGGGTAAAATATGAGAATAAAGAACTTCCTCTCAATGATAAAAACTTTGTAGCAGCTTACCAAGCCATGGCAGATGTTGCCCGATACTGTCCTGATGGTTTTGAGTCAGTTACTTACAATGACAGCCAGGTACTGTTCAACAGCCAGAAAGCAGTCATGTTTGTGGACGGTAGCTGGACAGCCGGTGTCTATAAGGATGCTTCCTTTGAGTGGGGCTTGTTTTCCATTCCTGCTCCAAAAGGGAAGAACACGGCTATATGCTTCCACCCCGATATGGCTATCACGATGAATAGGGCAACCAAGTATCCTGAGGAGGCAAAAGCCTTCCTTGCATGGCTCTGTACAGAGGAAGGAGCTACCACAGCAAGCCAGAACCTGCCAAGTGGTTACTTCCCGATGATCGACTTCCCCATCAAGCTCGAGGATCCCCATGCAAATGAGTTCCTCTCACTCAATGCAGGAAAGGAAACTGATGCACGATTTGTCTGGCCTAAGCTGATGAATCTCTATTCACCGATGAACCAAGCGGTTATCAAGGTGATGAAAGGAGATATTACCGCCAAGCAGGCTGCTGACTCTGTTTCGGCATTGATGTAA
- a CDS encoding adenylate kinase: MNLVFLGPPGAGKGTIASEAKNHFGIPHISTGDLFRSHIKGDTDLGKQVKAILAAGDLVPDSVTIEMVKQRFLEPDAKNGFILDGFPRTIAQADALAEIKKLDAVVNFVLDREQIVKRLSGRRVCKSTGRTYHIHYNPPKVEGIDDETGEPLIQRDDDKPEAILNRLSVYEQQTEPLIAYYREKGLLVDIDASSAPDKVLSALIKAVQK, from the coding sequence ATGAATTTAGTTTTTCTCGGCCCTCCGGGTGCTGGTAAGGGGACCATCGCGTCCGAAGCAAAAAATCATTTTGGCATTCCCCATATCTCGACCGGCGACCTGTTTCGCAGTCATATAAAAGGGGACACAGACCTAGGAAAGCAGGTAAAAGCCATTTTGGCTGCTGGCGATTTGGTTCCAGACTCTGTGACCATTGAGATGGTCAAACAGCGTTTCCTTGAACCTGATGCAAAGAATGGTTTTATCCTTGATGGATTCCCACGCACCATCGCCCAAGCCGACGCACTCGCTGAGATAAAAAAGCTTGATGCAGTTGTGAATTTTGTCCTTGATCGGGAACAGATTGTCAAACGATTGAGTGGAAGAAGAGTGTGTAAATCCACAGGAAGAACCTATCATATCCACTACAACCCACCTAAGGTGGAAGGTATCGATGATGAGACAGGAGAGCCTCTCATTCAACGTGATGATGACAAACCTGAAGCAATCCTGAATCGTTTGAGTGTCTATGAGCAGCAGACAGAGCCCCTTATTGCCTACTATCGTGAAAAAGGATTGCTAGTCGATATTGATGCTTCCTCAGCTCCCGATAAAGTTCTCTCTGCTCTGATCAAGGCTGTTCAGAAGTAA
- a CDS encoding LacI family DNA-binding transcriptional regulator has product MAEQTTRIKRPTIKDIARESGYSKTAVSFAFNDPSRISEKACNQILETAERLGYIPDPMARNFSLRRHLSIGFLLPQEIRYSLQNPYAQQVLLGIGGVCEKYGYTLTLIPPLNESVTEAVRNAAVDGLISMGMQVGMDIVSVMKTRLIPYVTLDGTPDEDMPSVNIDDELASYELMKTVLESGHRNICIISLGQDIFAEKATKMGLPQRRMEGFRKALKEVGISLQDVPVLVSEPTLADGKLRGKEILAFEKRPTCVVSMCDIVAIGCIVSWNEEGLSVPEDISIAGFDNIDEATCVIPHLTTVDQPAQEKGRLAAEALFNMINKETLQSVHIQIPYTLIKRDSVKELTSEQP; this is encoded by the coding sequence ATGGCAGAGCAAACAACCAGAATAAAACGACCTACGATCAAGGATATCGCCCGTGAGAGCGGATACTCCAAGACTGCAGTCTCCTTTGCATTCAATGATCCATCGAGGATCAGCGAGAAGGCATGCAACCAGATTCTTGAGACCGCTGAACGGCTTGGATACATACCTGATCCAATGGCACGCAATTTCTCACTCCGTAGACATCTTTCCATAGGCTTCCTGCTTCCACAGGAAATTCGGTACTCACTACAGAACCCGTATGCACAACAAGTACTACTAGGCATTGGGGGTGTCTGTGAAAAATATGGCTATACGCTTACCCTGATCCCACCATTGAATGAAAGTGTAACAGAAGCTGTACGCAATGCTGCAGTAGATGGTCTGATTTCCATGGGCATGCAGGTAGGCATGGACATTGTCTCGGTCATGAAAACCCGCTTGATCCCTTATGTGACCCTTGATGGGACTCCTGATGAAGATATGCCCAGTGTAAACATCGATGATGAGTTGGCTTCCTATGAATTGATGAAAACAGTACTCGAATCGGGACACCGTAACATCTGCATTATTTCTCTTGGACAAGACATTTTTGCTGAGAAGGCAACAAAGATGGGCCTTCCTCAACGAAGAATGGAGGGTTTCAGGAAAGCATTGAAGGAAGTTGGAATCTCACTGCAAGATGTACCGGTTCTGGTGAGTGAACCTACGCTTGCAGATGGAAAACTGCGAGGCAAGGAAATTTTGGCTTTCGAAAAGAGGCCCACCTGTGTTGTCTCAATGTGTGATATTGTGGCAATCGGATGCATTGTCAGTTGGAATGAAGAGGGATTGTCTGTCCCTGAAGATATTTCTATTGCAGGATTCGACAATATTGATGAAGCTACCTGTGTCATTCCCCACCTAACAACAGTAGACCAGCCAGCACAGGAAAAAGGACGCCTTGCTGCTGAAGCCCTGTTTAACATGATAAACAAGGAGACTTTGCAAAGCGTCCATATTCAAATTCCCTACACGTTGATCAAACGTGATTCCGTAAAGGAACTTACTTCTGAACAGCCTTGA
- a CDS encoding glycoside hydrolase family 13 protein — translation MVSTTWKQSVDSNVSALYVKPLYPKKGEMVSVSIQVDSSNTIKQVRLVSFQLGREMQIVLDKVQEGSRTLYKGSFKLVDTAAYWYFFLLTDERAYSYSKVGVKASVPPLAECFHLVSDLVPVTWVGSGLCYQVFPDRFRKGDLAVGAKEGQYRFDGGEVTVHGFDEIPLEFEKGRCLDFFNGDLKGIEDAIDHFKSLGVTVLYLNPIGMSRTTHRYDCTDFFHVDEKLGGDEAFAHLCEALHQEGIRVVVDISINHTGTEHPWYKKALSDPSSKEATYYYINEDGSVAFWQDVETLPQLNYNSEELRDLIYRSPDSVLRSFLRKPYHQDGWRLDVASEVGRRGDDQLCEEIWREVRQAVKKENNQAYLVGEDWVDSTPFLKGDMWDATMNYLGSSRPMRSWMGEKDRYMADGWGQNPGTTRAFNGIEFAQALQSHLQSMPQQMLSMQMNLINSHDTPRLYAHQEIFDFSLYAGIVKLLYVLPGMPNIYYGEEIALPGPYGSVESSRYPMQWDQEQWNKDFFSLYTRLGQFRSAHADTLALGAWKLLYSDEYSLCFVRYTNHEAILCILGKHEKPTTITFDNTLLQITHFEGCDAERATIHDDYIEVALKEKDSLLLVGKR, via the coding sequence ATGGTCAGTACAACCTGGAAGCAATCCGTCGATAGTAATGTCTCCGCCCTGTATGTCAAGCCGCTCTACCCAAAAAAGGGTGAGATGGTGAGCGTTTCAATACAGGTAGATTCCTCCAATACAATCAAACAAGTCAGATTGGTGAGTTTCCAGCTTGGCCGTGAAATGCAGATTGTACTGGATAAAGTGCAGGAAGGGTCTCGCACATTGTACAAAGGCTCCTTCAAGCTGGTGGATACTGCAGCCTATTGGTATTTCTTCCTGTTGACGGATGAAAGAGCGTATTCCTATAGCAAGGTGGGAGTGAAGGCTTCTGTTCCACCTCTTGCAGAATGTTTCCATTTGGTCAGTGATCTGGTCCCAGTAACGTGGGTAGGTAGTGGCCTCTGTTACCAAGTGTTTCCTGATCGATTCCGTAAAGGAGATCTGGCTGTTGGTGCGAAAGAAGGACAATACAGGTTTGATGGGGGAGAGGTCACCGTACACGGTTTTGATGAAATCCCCCTTGAGTTCGAGAAAGGCCGATGCCTTGATTTCTTCAATGGTGACCTGAAAGGTATTGAGGATGCCATTGACCATTTCAAGAGCCTTGGCGTAACGGTTCTCTACCTTAATCCCATTGGGATGAGCAGAACCACCCATCGCTATGACTGCACCGATTTCTTTCATGTAGATGAGAAGCTCGGGGGAGATGAGGCGTTTGCCCACCTCTGTGAGGCGCTCCATCAGGAAGGAATTCGCGTGGTGGTCGATATTTCAATCAATCATACAGGAACTGAACATCCCTGGTACAAGAAAGCTCTCTCTGATCCATCAAGCAAGGAAGCCACTTATTATTACATCAATGAGGATGGCTCTGTAGCGTTCTGGCAAGATGTCGAGACGCTACCTCAGCTTAATTACAACAGCGAAGAACTACGTGATTTGATCTACCGTAGCCCTGATTCCGTATTGCGTTCTTTTCTCAGGAAGCCCTACCACCAGGACGGTTGGAGGCTTGATGTTGCAAGTGAAGTCGGAAGGAGGGGCGATGATCAGTTGTGCGAGGAGATCTGGAGGGAAGTACGACAAGCGGTCAAGAAAGAGAATAATCAAGCATACTTGGTAGGAGAGGACTGGGTGGATTCCACCCCATTCCTGAAAGGTGATATGTGGGATGCAACCATGAACTACTTGGGAAGCAGCCGGCCAATGAGAAGCTGGATGGGGGAGAAAGACCGTTACATGGCTGATGGCTGGGGACAGAATCCTGGGACGACGAGAGCCTTCAATGGGATTGAGTTCGCACAAGCGCTGCAAAGCCATCTGCAGTCAATGCCACAACAGATGCTTAGCATGCAAATGAATCTTATCAACAGCCATGATACCCCTCGTCTCTATGCCCATCAGGAGATCTTTGACTTTTCTCTTTATGCTGGAATTGTAAAGTTGTTGTATGTGCTTCCCGGTATGCCAAATATCTATTATGGGGAGGAAATTGCGCTTCCTGGCCCGTACGGATCAGTTGAATCCTCACGCTATCCCATGCAGTGGGACCAGGAACAGTGGAACAAGGATTTCTTCTCACTCTATACACGGCTTGGACAGTTCCGCTCAGCTCATGCTGATACCCTTGCCCTTGGTGCTTGGAAGCTACTCTATAGCGATGAATACTCTCTTTGCTTTGTTCGATATACGAACCATGAAGCAATTCTCTGTATCTTGGGAAAGCATGAGAAGCCAACAACCATTACATTCGACAATACCCTGTTGCAAATAACACACTTCGAAGGTTGTGATGCTGAGAGAGCAACAATTCATGATGATTATATTGAGGTTGCTCTGAAGGAAAAAGATTCTTTGCTTTTGGTTGGTAAGCGGTAA